The Flavobacterium sp. 20NA77.7 genome includes the window ACAGAATCAAATTAAGTTAGTTTTAGTTACATGTCCAGCTTATTCATCCTATACAAATCATTTAAAAAAGGCGCAACTTCATGAAATGTACAAGGTTATTTGTGACGCTCAAAAAGGACATTCAAATGTGTTGTATTTTGATTTTTTAAAGCACAAAAGCTTTAATGCTTCAGATTTTTTTGATGGAGACCACCTAAATGATAGAGGCGCCAAGAAGTTTTCGTTGTTATTGAATGCGATTTGGGAACAGTAAGGAATAAAGATTGCTTTGAAAATTTTCACTATCTCAACAAATTTATACGTATTAAAGATTAGTTTATGGATAGTCAATAGGTTTTTTGTAGTTTTACACAAAATTAGTTTTATGGGGAAAAGTAATTTGAGAGATTCAAAAGTTTGTGAAAATTGTGGGGCTTCTGTAGCTGTTCGTTTTTGTTCTACTTGTGGGCAAGAGAATAAACCAACGAAACAATCATTTCATTATTTGTTTACACATTTTTTAGAAGATTTAACGCATTATGATAATGGCTTTTGGAAGTCTCTTAAATTTCTTTTATACAAACCTTTTGAACTGACTCATACTTATTTAAAAGGGAAAAGAAAAATGTTTGTACCTCCCGTTAAATTATTCATTTTTATCAATTTTTTGACCTTTCTTATTTTTGGTCTGTTGCCAAGTGACTCTCCAGAAAAAGTTAGAATTGGTGTAATAGATACGGATAATGAAAAAAAAATAGAGAATGCTAATACTTCAAAACTAGAGGGTGTATCAGAACTAATTGTTGAATATAATCCTGAGTTACTTAAAAAGTATACTATACATGAAATAGGTGAAAAGTTTATTGAAAATGTTAAACATTATTTTCCTAAAGTATTGTTTCTATATTTACCATTTTTTGCCTTTGTTCTTTGGCTATTTCATAATAAAAAAAAATGGTGGTATTTTGAGCATGGTGTATATACATTGCATTTTTTTTCATCAATATTGTTGCTGTTATCGATAAACGCAATAGTAACGTTTGTATTTGACGAATTGAATTTATCAATTTTAAGCGGACTTTTTGCATTCCTAACATTCTTGTATATAGTTTATGTGTTTTTTCATTCACATCATCTCATGTATTTACAATCAAGATGGGTTTCTCATAGTAAAGCAGTAGTGATTTTGTTCATTAACTTTTTTATTATGATTTTTTTAATGTTGTCGTTATTTTGGTTTTCATTTATAATGTTGTAACGTTTATGTCTAAAGTTGTTTTAATTACAGGAGGTTCATCCGGGATAGGTAGAATGGTTGGTGTGTTTTTACATGAAAAAGGGTATAAGGTTTATGGGACAAGTAGAATGCCTGATGCGGTTCTTGATTCACCGTTTCCTTTAGTGGCTTTAGATGTACGTAATGTAAATTCTATACAAACTTGTGTGGCAAATGTAATTGCTGAAGCAGGTACTATTGATGTGTTAATCAATAATGCTGGGGTTGGTATTACTGGTCCGTTAGAAGAAATTCCGATAGAAGCTATAAAAGATAATTTTGAAACCAATTTATTTGGTCCTATTGAAATGATAAAAGCTGTGTTGCCTTTTATGCGTGAGCAACAAAGCGGTTTAATTATTAACGTTACTTCAATTGCAGGTTATATGGGATTGCCATTTAGAAGTGTATATTCTTCTTCTAAAGGAGCCTTGGAAGTCCTTACTGAAGCTATTCGAATGGAAGTAAAACCATTTGGAATTGATATAACTAATGTGGCTCCAGGTGATTTTGCCACCGATATTGCTTCCAGACGATTTCATGCGCCAGTTGTAAAAGGTTCGCCCTATGAAACAGTCTATGCAGCACAATTAGATAAGTTGAATGCACATGTTTCTATTGGCAGTGATCCAATAGAAATGGCTGTAGCTATTTATCAAATAATCAAAACAAAAAATCCAAAAATTCATTATAAAGTAGGCGCATTTATGCAAAAATTTTCAATTGTTTTAAAACGTATTTTGCCTGATACCGTTTATGAAAAAATGTTGATGAATCATTATGGCTTGAAGTAGGGATTAGTTATTAGTTATTAGTGATGGGTAATGGGTAATGGGTAATGGGAGTTTTCAGTCTCAGTGGTTAGTATTAAAAGTTTAGCTTCGCTCTGTTCGGCTTCGCCTCGGGTCAGGTTTCAAGTTTAGCTTCGCTCCGTTCGGCTTCGCCTCGGGTCAAGTTGTAACTCCTAACTCTAAACTCGTAAATCCCAAATCGTAATTGGTGATTAGTTAATAGTTGTAACTCCCAACTCCTAACTTCTTTTCCAATTAGTAAATTAAATATTTTATAGATGTGAAAATTTCAATTGTTAGTTGTAATTAGATTTCTTACTTTTGTAACACAATTAATCCTGAGCTTGTCGAAGGACAAAACAACACACAACACATAAATTAAACTCACATGAAATTTTTTATTGACACAGCAAATTTAGCTGAAATTAAAGAAGCACAAGCTTTAGGTGTATTAGATGGTGTAACTACTAATCCGTCATTAATGGCTAAAGAAGGTATTACAGGTAAAAATAATATCTTGAAACATTATGTAGACATTTGTAATATAGTAGAAGGCGACGTAAGTGCTGAGGTAATTGCTACTGATTATGAAGGTATGATTAAAGAAGGGGAAGAGTTAGCAGAATTACATGAACAAATTGTAGTTAAAATTCCTATGACAAAAGACGGCATCAGAGCATGTAAATATTTTTCTGATAACGACATAAAAACAAATGTAACTTTAGTTTTCTCAGCAGGACAAGCTTTATTAGCGGCCAAAGCTGGTGCTACCTATGTATCGCCGTTTTTAGGTAGATTAGATGATATTTCAACTGACGGATTGAATTTGATTGATGAAATTCGATTGATTTATGATAATTATGCATTTGATACGCAAATATTAGCTGCTTCTGTGCGTCATACGATGCATGTAGTTAATTGTGCAAAAATAGGAGCAGATGTTATGACAGGACCTTTGTCGTCAATCTTGGGGTTATTAAAACATCCCTTAACCGATAGTGGATTGGCTCAGTTTTTAGCCGATTATGCTAAAGGCAATAAGTAAAAAATAGCACTATGTTAAAATAATAAAAGCCAGAATTAATTCTGGCTTTTTTCGTATTTAAGAGTTAGAAATTTAATCTTTTAGTTGGTCTTCAAAATTAACATCAAACAAACTTACAAATGCATTTTTAATAGTGCCGTTTGCATTAATAATCATCGTTCTATGGATTTTATTAATGATCCATTTTTCTTTAAGTTCTTCAAAATTTGAAGTGTGTAATTCAAATGCAGGTTCAAAAGTATGCTTGTTTAATTCGGTTTGCCAATCGTTTGTGTTTTCATCTACATTGATAGCTACAAATTGATAGGTTGGATATTTAGCCTTTAATTCGGCTATTTTCTTGTGTGCAAAAACGGCATGTGATTCAGATTCTTTTGTCCAAAAAAACAATACGGTTTTTTGCTTTATAGCTGATGGTAAAAGTACTTTATTACCTTTTGTATCTGTAAGTGTTAGCTCTGGTAATTTGGCATGTTCGTGTAATTTATGAATTTTTTTTGCGGTAGCCATGATTTGTTTTTTCAATTTTTCATCGGTGGCTATTTTAGCATATAAATTAAAAAATTTAGTATTGTTTTCTGTGCATTGGTCAGACAACAAATACATATTCGCAATATTGTTAACGACTAAATTTTTAACATGGTTGTTTTTTATTAATTTATCTGCGATTTCTAACTTAAGGATATTATTTTTCAAAGACATTTCATCGTCCATTGTTTTAGATTGTGTTAACACCATATTGTTTAGTAAAGCGGTTACATAATTTACAAAGGGCGAATAGTTAACTAATGCTGATTCGTTCAAATCTATTGCTTTTCGGTAATTGTAGTAATCAGCAGGTAGCTTGTTTTTTATGGTGTTACCCGTTCTAAATTCATGGGCAATAGGATAGACTTCTTTTTTATATGCGTTATTTAATTCTACACTAGCCAATGCTAATTTATCAAATTCGGCACCCCATTTTATAAATGCTTTTCGTTTTAAGTATAATGATTTTGCTTTATTGTAACTGTTTTTGCAACTTTTCTCAAAATATGTTACATTTTTTTCATAGGCTTCAAACAGGGCATTTCTATCTGCTTCATTTTGAAGGTATAATTCCATTAAAAAATTGTTTTTTTCATCACCCCGTCCACAAAAAACGAGTGAATTGTCAAAGTCATTTGCGTTTAATTGAATAAGTAAGCTATCGTTTTTTTCAAAATAAACATACTGGTATTCGGGTTCATTTTTGAAGCTATAAAGTCCTGGAGTTAATGAATCAAATTTGTGAAAAAAGCGGTTGTTTTTATCTAAATGAAAAGTGTCAATAACTTGATCTCCTTTCATGAAAATCAAATAGTTGTTTTTTGGATTTTCTATTTCGCCGCCAAAATACGCAGTGTAATCTTCTTGGTTAAATTGATCTTTACAAGAGAATAGGGTTACACCCAATATTGACACTAAAAAATATATAAAATAAGAGTATTTTTTTTGCATAGATTTTTGTTAATACGGAAACAAATATATTGGATAACCTTATTCACTATTGTTAATGTAGCGTTAAAAAACAATTCTTTAGATTGTAATTAGATGTAAATGATGAATTGGCTTAAAAAATAACGCAATTAGTCAATCGTTTTTGTTACTTTTGCCACAATTTTAAAAGAATACGATACAATGCTTACAATTTCAAATTTATCCGTTCAATTTGGTAAAAGAATTTTATTTGATGAGGTGAATACCACATTCACTCAAGGAAATTGCTATGGAATTATTGGTGCTAACGGTGCTGGTAAATCTACTTTTATGAAAATTATAGCTGGAGAAATGGATCCTACGTCAGGTAGAGTTATTTTAGAACCTGGGAAACGTATGTCAGTTTTAAACCAAAACCACAATATGTTTGATGAGCATACGGTTTTAGAGACTGTTTTGATAGGAAACAAAGTATTGCATGCTATTAAACAAGAAATGGACGCGTTATATCTTGATTATACAGATGAAAATGCAGAACGTATAGGTGAATTGCAATTGCAGTTTGATGAAATGAACGGCTGGAATGCAGAAAGTGATGCCGCTACGTTGTTGTCAAATTTAGAAATAGGTCCCGAATTTCATTATACCTTAATGGGTGAAATGGATGGAAAATTAAAAGTACGTGTATTATTAGCGCAGGCATTATTTGGTAATCCAGATGTATTGATTATGGATGAGCCAACAAATGACTTGGATTTTGAAACGATTGGTTGGTTAGAAAATTTCCTTGCAAACTATGAAAATACCGTTTTAGTTGTATCGCATGACCGTCACTTTTTAGACGCAGTTTGTACTCATATTTCTGATATTGATTTTGGAAAAATAACGCATTACTCAGGAAATTATACGTTTTGGTATGAATCTTCACAATTAGCTGCCCGTCAACGTGCTCAACAGAACAAAAAAGCGGAAGAAAAGAAAGCTGAATTAGAAGAGTTTATTCGTCGTTTTAGCGCCAACGTAGCCAAATCTAAACAAGCTACTTCACGTAAAAAAATGATTGAAAAATTAAACTTAGAAGAAATTAAGCCTTCAAGTAGAAGATATCCCGCTATTATTTTTGACCAAGATAGAGAAGCAGGTGACCAAATATTAAATGTACAAAACTTAAGTGCATCAATTGATGGAGAAGTTTTATTCACAAAAGTTGATTTAAATATGGCAAAAGGCGATAAAGTTGTTGTTTTTTCAAAAGATTCTAGAGCAACAACTGCTTTTTATGAAATTTTAAATGATAAAATTAAAGCTGACTCAGGTACAGTAGAGTGGGGTATTACTACTACGCAGTCTTACTTACCTGTTGAAAATCATGAATTTTTTACAAGCGATTTAAATTTAGTAGATTGGTTACGCCAATGGGCTAAAACAGAAGAAGAACGTGATGAAGTATATGTGCGTGGCTTTTTAGGAAAAATGATTTTTTCGGGAGAGGAAGCGTTGAAAAAATGTAATGTATTGTCGGGTGGAGAAAAAGTGCGTTGTATGTTATCTCGTATGATGATGATAAGAGCGAATGTGTTGATGCTTGATGAGCCAACAAATCACTTGGACTTAGAGTCTATTACTGCATTTAATAACTCCTTGAAGAATTTTAAAGGATCAGTATTATTTACCACACATGACCACGAGTTTGCTCAAACGGTTGGAAATAGAATCGTTGAATTAACTCCAAAGGGTGTAATTGATAGATACATGACTTTTGATGAATATTTAGAAGATGAAAAAATTAAAGAATTAAGAGCGCAAATGTATGCTTAATGGGTGATAGGTGATGGGTAATTGGTAATGGGTAATTGGTAATGGGAGTTTTCAGTCTCAGTCTCAGTTGGGAGTAATTAGTATATTGTTATTTCTGAATTCTAAACTCGTAAATCCCAAATCGTAATTTGTAAAAAGTGATTAGTGATTAGTGAAAAGTAATAACTCTTCATACTCTAAGCTCTAAACTCTAAACTCTAAACTCCCAAATCGTAATTCGTAATTGTTTTTGCAATGGGATTTTTTTATTCTTCTAATAAATCGGGTCGTCTTGTTTTAGTATGTTCGTACGCTTTTTGTTCGCGCCATTTTTCAATTTCAGGAAAATTACCACTTAATAAAATATCAGGGACACTAAGCCCTTTATAATTTGCTGGTCTAGTATATATAGGATGTGATAACAAATTATCCTGAAAACTATCTGTTAATGCTGAAGTTTCATCACTAAGTACACCTGGAATCAAACGAATAATGGCATCGCAAAATACGATAGCTCCAATTTCACCCCCGCTCAATACATAATCACCTATAGATATTTCTTTTGTAATGTGTAAATCACGTACACGTTGATCAACACCTTTATAATGCCCACATAAAATGATAATGTTTCCTAATAGGGACAAACTGTTTGCCATTTTTTGATGAAGCGTTTCTCCGTCTGGTGTCATGTAAATGATTTCGTCATACTTTCTTTCATTTTTAAGTTTAGAAATACATAAATCAATTGGTTCAACACTCATAACCATACCTGCACCACCGCCAAATTGGTAATCGTCTACATTTTTGTGTTTATTCGTACTATAGTCACGAAGGTTGTGGAAATGAACTTCTACCAACTCTTTTTGAATGGCACGTTTCATGATAGAACCTTCAAAAGGGCTTCGCATTAATTCTGGTAAAACGGTAATAATATCTATTCGCATGAGGCAAAGATAATAGATTATTTTTTAGTAGCCGATAACGAATACACCATTGGAATCTTATTTTTCAAATGCTTGATTCGGAATTTATTTGGTTCAAATTCTTCT containing:
- a CDS encoding DUF3667 domain-containing protein — protein: MGKSNLRDSKVCENCGASVAVRFCSTCGQENKPTKQSFHYLFTHFLEDLTHYDNGFWKSLKFLLYKPFELTHTYLKGKRKMFVPPVKLFIFINFLTFLIFGLLPSDSPEKVRIGVIDTDNEKKIENANTSKLEGVSELIVEYNPELLKKYTIHEIGEKFIENVKHYFPKVLFLYLPFFAFVLWLFHNKKKWWYFEHGVYTLHFFSSILLLLSINAIVTFVFDELNLSILSGLFAFLTFLYIVYVFFHSHHLMYLQSRWVSHSKAVVILFINFFIMIFLMLSLFWFSFIML
- a CDS encoding ABC-F family ATP-binding cassette domain-containing protein gives rise to the protein MLTISNLSVQFGKRILFDEVNTTFTQGNCYGIIGANGAGKSTFMKIIAGEMDPTSGRVILEPGKRMSVLNQNHNMFDEHTVLETVLIGNKVLHAIKQEMDALYLDYTDENAERIGELQLQFDEMNGWNAESDAATLLSNLEIGPEFHYTLMGEMDGKLKVRVLLAQALFGNPDVLIMDEPTNDLDFETIGWLENFLANYENTVLVVSHDRHFLDAVCTHISDIDFGKITHYSGNYTFWYESSQLAARQRAQQNKKAEEKKAELEEFIRRFSANVAKSKQATSRKKMIEKLNLEEIKPSSRRYPAIIFDQDREAGDQILNVQNLSASIDGEVLFTKVDLNMAKGDKVVVFSKDSRATTAFYEILNDKIKADSGTVEWGITTTQSYLPVENHEFFTSDLNLVDWLRQWAKTEEERDEVYVRGFLGKMIFSGEEALKKCNVLSGGEKVRCMLSRMMMIRANVLMLDEPTNHLDLESITAFNNSLKNFKGSVLFTTHDHEFAQTVGNRIVELTPKGVIDRYMTFDEYLEDEKIKELRAQMYA
- the fsa gene encoding fructose-6-phosphate aldolase; translated protein: MKFFIDTANLAEIKEAQALGVLDGVTTNPSLMAKEGITGKNNILKHYVDICNIVEGDVSAEVIATDYEGMIKEGEELAELHEQIVVKIPMTKDGIRACKYFSDNDIKTNVTLVFSAGQALLAAKAGATYVSPFLGRLDDISTDGLNLIDEIRLIYDNYAFDTQILAASVRHTMHVVNCAKIGADVMTGPLSSILGLLKHPLTDSGLAQFLADYAKGNK
- the trmD gene encoding tRNA (guanosine(37)-N1)-methyltransferase TrmD, coding for MRIDIITVLPELMRSPFEGSIMKRAIQKELVEVHFHNLRDYSTNKHKNVDDYQFGGGAGMVMSVEPIDLCISKLKNERKYDEIIYMTPDGETLHQKMANSLSLLGNIIILCGHYKGVDQRVRDLHITKEISIGDYVLSGGEIGAIVFCDAIIRLIPGVLSDETSALTDSFQDNLLSHPIYTRPANYKGLSVPDILLSGNFPEIEKWREQKAYEHTKTRRPDLLEE
- a CDS encoding SDR family oxidoreductase, translated to MSKVVLITGGSSGIGRMVGVFLHEKGYKVYGTSRMPDAVLDSPFPLVALDVRNVNSIQTCVANVIAEAGTIDVLINNAGVGITGPLEEIPIEAIKDNFETNLFGPIEMIKAVLPFMREQQSGLIINVTSIAGYMGLPFRSVYSSSKGALEVLTEAIRMEVKPFGIDITNVAPGDFATDIASRRFHAPVVKGSPYETVYAAQLDKLNAHVSIGSDPIEMAVAIYQIIKTKNPKIHYKVGAFMQKFSIVLKRILPDTVYEKMLMNHYGLK
- a CDS encoding TlpA family protein disulfide reductase, which gives rise to MQKKYSYFIYFLVSILGVTLFSCKDQFNQEDYTAYFGGEIENPKNNYLIFMKGDQVIDTFHLDKNNRFFHKFDSLTPGLYSFKNEPEYQYVYFEKNDSLLIQLNANDFDNSLVFCGRGDEKNNFLMELYLQNEADRNALFEAYEKNVTYFEKSCKNSYNKAKSLYLKRKAFIKWGAEFDKLALASVELNNAYKKEVYPIAHEFRTGNTIKNKLPADYYNYRKAIDLNESALVNYSPFVNYVTALLNNMVLTQSKTMDDEMSLKNNILKLEIADKLIKNNHVKNLVVNNIANMYLLSDQCTENNTKFFNLYAKIATDEKLKKQIMATAKKIHKLHEHAKLPELTLTDTKGNKVLLPSAIKQKTVLFFWTKESESHAVFAHKKIAELKAKYPTYQFVAINVDENTNDWQTELNKHTFEPAFELHTSNFEELKEKWIINKIHRTMIINANGTIKNAFVSLFDVNFEDQLKD